The genomic DNA GGCGACAACGTGCGATACATTCGTCGAATCCGTTCGATCACTGTTGCATCCTGCATCCACCCAATATCGGAACAACGCGATCGAACCTATCAACAATTGTTCAGGTTATTCTTTTGCGGGCCCTTAGGTTCTCCCTGAGTTGGTTTCTTGCCACAGCCACTATGAGCCTCACGGTCAATCCCACATCACGGTCACTTCACCGCGTGTCATGGTCTGCCCGCACCTGGGGCATGGGCCTGGGTGGTTCCAGACCTTAATGCGGTGCCCGCTGGATCTGTAGCACTTCAGCGCGTGAGCCTCGCTCTCCTTGCCCGTCTCATCGATTAGGGTCTCAAGCACATCCATGAGTCGCTTGCAGTCTTCGCAGAGAATAGTCTGCGTGGACGATCTCATGCCGGAGTCACGTCCCCCGGAGACCTCGGCTTGGTAGCCACAGCCTGCACAAATGAACTGACGGTGACATCCCATGCTATATCTCGCTAAGCGAGCCGAACCGACACCCGGTGCTGGCGACCTTGGTCGAGCGGTGATATCCGCCGGCACTGATCGTTGTGTCACGACTGCCTCGATATGCCCTTAAGCTCCTCGTAGATCAAGTGCGTGGCGTGGCAGTCCCGGCCCGCGTCGTGCAGATTGTCCGTGGGTAACGCGATACCCAACTCCTCGATGCAAACCGGAAGCGAGTACTTGAGGCCCGCCACCGGTATGGAGAGAACTCGATTTGCATACTCTTCGTGCGAGATGTCGTGGCTCTTGTGCATGCCGACTTTCCATCCTTTGAACAAGGCCGCAGTATCGACATAGTCACGGAAGCTCGGGCACGCCAGGCCGTATCGGCTTGCCTCCACGGTCAGGAACAGCACATCAAACCGATGGACATTATGGCCGACACATTCCCGTGCCTGTGCCAAGAACGTGAGCAGACGCCTCACCGAATCCTCGGTAGGAATCCCGTCTGCCATCATACGCTCGGTAGTGATACCGTGGGTCTGGGTCGCTTCCGATGGAATCTGGACTGCCTGATTCACAAGCCAGGATTGAGCGTCGGCAACGTTCCCATCGACAACTTGGCAGATCCCCACTTGGACAATTCTGTCTCGGCGGTAGTCGAGACCTGGAGTCTCGAAGTCGAAGACCATATAGGAGTCGCTGTCGTCGATGGTATTGCCGATCACCAGGTCGGGAATCATGGTCATGAAGACATGCTACGGGGACGCGGCTGTTTCTCCAAGAAGCGTAACAGAGTCACCGAGGTGGGCATGAAGGCACGTTCCGTTGGCCGCCTCGTTGCTGTAATCTCTGGGCGATGAGCAATGACCGATCCATGACGGAACACCAGAAGTTAACTCCTCCCGAAGTCGCCCGCATATTTCGGGTTGATGCCAAGAAGGTGATCAGCTGGATTCGCAGCGGTGAATTGCGGGCCGTCAATGTTGCCACGCGAATAGACGGTCGTCCTCGGTATGTGATCGACCGCGAGGATATCGCGGCTTTCGAGCTGAGACGACAGGTCGTACCCCCGGCACCCAGGAGGAGACGTTACCGTCGCGAGTACGACCACGATGTCATCAAGTTCTATTGATCGTGTGGGATACACGCTCAATCGGCGGGAGAATCGAGAGCCTTTTGCGACTGGGTGGGAACCAAAGACGTGAACTACCTGGCTAGTCGTAAGGGAATAAACGCCGACGAGTCGATTTATGGCACCGAAGTTCAACCCCACCCCCATCACCTTCCCTGTCCGCGCCAGGAAGATCTGGACAGCCTGTCCAGAACCTCGGCAGGATGGGTGAATGCGGAAAGGGGCAGCAGGCATAGGGTGGAGTGAAAAGACAAACCCGCAGGGTCAGCAGAACTTGATAGTCCTGCCTGCCCCACGGGTTTCTATGCTCGGCTTTCAGTTCGCGCAGTTCGGATCGGGCAGCTTGCCCGTGCCGCCGTAGCATCGCTGAAAGAGGCCGAAATCGTCCTGGTCGACGTCGGCGTCGCTGTTGGTGTCGGCGCCCAGTCCCGCTCTACGAGGCCTGGCCGCCTTGGCTGGGGGAGGCACAACATGACATCCATCAGGACACTGCTGCTTGAGCTCGTTGACGAGCAGGGAGCCAGCCATATCCGGGAACTGCACATCGAGGTTTTACGGGACAAGCCCGGGACGCCCGAGCACACGATTCGGGCGCGGCTGTCTGAGGCTGTGGCAGACGGGCTGCTCGACCGGCTCGGGGACGGCTTCTACGACGTGTACGCCGAGGACGAGGGCATGACGTCGGTGGTGTCGTATCCGACGCGATGCTCACTTTGGGGCGACTCGCGGTATCGGGGCAACTGCGACGGCCGGCTGTTCAAGAATCTGGTGCTGCGGTACGGCGCGAGGCGGGTGGCCGACCCGATGGTCGGCTCGGGAACGACGCGCGACGTGATTGCCGGCCTCAACCAGTACAAGAAGGCTGGCATCGAGTTCTGGGGCGGTGACCTGCGGGAGGGGTTCGACCTGACGCGGCAGGAATTGCCTGGACGGTACGACTTCCTGTGGCTGCACCCTCCATACTGGAACATCATCCGATACAGCGATGCGCCGGGCGACTTGAGCTGCATTGAGGATTACGAGCAGTTCCGTGAGCTGCTGATGCTGTGCTTGAAACGGTGCTATGACGCACTGCGACCCGGTGGGCGCCTGGCAATCCTCATCGGCGATGTCCGCCGGCAGGGCAGGTACACGGCCATCATCAAGGACGTGCTCAATTTCCCTCACGGCGAGATTCGCAGCGTCATCATCAAGGTCCAGCATAACTGCACGAGTGACCGGAAGCAGTACGGTGAGCTCGAGGATGTGCCCATCCGGCATGAGTATTGCGTCGTCTTCAGGAAGCCGGCGAACGGCATTGAGGAAGGGACTGCCGTTGCCGCTGTTCAGTCGGGCGTCCAGCCTCCGAAGCGGTCCTTGTCCCACATGTCCATGTAACCCGCGAGGAGCTCGGGCAACTCCCAGTACTTCGGAACCATGCGCATGTGGTAGTCGATGAACCGTCTCGCTGCGGGCTCGCTGCTGTAGTGATTGAACGCGTGCAGGGCGGTGCAGATGGCGTTGCGGATGATGGGATTCAGCCCCTTCATCTGTTCGTCGGTCAGGTGCTCATGGTGAAAGTCCTCCATGGCATTCCTGACGACCATGGCGATGAGCAGGGCGAACTGCTTTTCCTCTTCCGACGCATCCGGTTTCTGAATGTCCATGCAGCACCTCGCTTGCCAGTATAGCCGCGCACGAACCGGGAAAAAACGGACGCTCGCCAGCCTCTTCCGTTGCCCGAGAAGAGGCTGGTCACACAAGATGACATGCCTCGGAGATGAAGAAAATGGCACCAATAAAGAAGTTCAGCGCGGGCAGCGTATCCAGCGCATTGTGGGAAAACGAAGCGACGGTAGACGGCAGGAAGGTCAATCTCCTGAAGGCCACCGTGGAACGAAGATATAAGGACAAGGACGGAACGTGGAAATCGTCCGGGAGCTTCAGCAGGAACGAGATACCGCTGGCGGTGTATTGCCTGCTCAAGGCGTTCGTGGCGATGGTGGAAGAGAAGGACGGCGAGGAGTTGGAGTGAAGACGAGTGCATTGCCCTCCGCGATGCGGGGGGTGCTTTTCTTTCTGCGGAAGCGACGTGGAAAGCCGGGAAGCGGTACTGCGACCGAGATCAACTTCTCTCAACCGGCACAGTCCGGGTCGGCAGGGTTTCCGGTTCCAGTGTAACACCGCTGGAAGATGCCGAAGTCGGATTGGTCGATATCGCCGTCGCCATCCAGGTCCGTGCTGCGGCAGCGCGGATCGTTCTGCATGACCGTCGCGCCATTCAGGCAGGCCTTCAAATGCGCGAGGTCGTCGGCATCCACGTCGCGGTCGCGGTCGAAGTCGGCCGGCGCGAATCCTGGAATGAACTCGATGCCGCCCACCGCTCCATCCACGCCGTCAGCGGAGTAGACTCCCACGAAACTGCCTCCAGCGGCTTGTCCCGCCGGCAGCGCTAGCGTATAGCTCAAGACGCGGGCTTGCCCGTCGATGAACGGCCCCCAGCGGATCACTCCGGCGGCCGGATCCGATGTACCGGCGTGGCTGATCTGGCTCGCAATCCAGCCGGCCGGCGGTCTCTCTTCGAGCGCATACGCCGCCGCGTCCGCCTGCCTCACCGTGATATTCACCACCAGCGTGCCCGCCTCGTCCACCTGCAGGGACCGCATCGCAGGTCCTATCCCCGCCGGGGCAGGAGCCGCTCCGGGCGGAGCCGGCGAATCGCTTTCGCCCGGCACACAGTTGAACCACATGAGCGGCAACGGCTGGGTGACGTCGCAACAATAGGTTTCGCCCAGCCTCCAGATCGCGCCGGCTCGCGTCACGTAGCCGATCGGGATCGGATTCGGCGGCACCGGCCAGGTGCATCCGCGCTTCCAGCAGGCCCCATAGCCGGTCACCTCGTCCATCACCAGCCGCCAGTCCTCGTCCCTATCAGCCGGATGCGTTGGGCATGGGCCTACGCACTCGCTGCCGCAGAAAGCTTGGCTCTGGCCATCGAGGCTGATCGCGCCGGGCCCGAAGCACCGCATCCCTTTAGCGTCTGCGGGTGGAGTCACTTCATAGGCCAGCTCGCGCGCCTCATGGTCGAAGAAGGGGCCCCACTTCACCCTGCCAGTGCCCGCATCGAATCCCCCGCCATCGCTAACCGCTCCAACCGGCCACCCGGCCGGGGGCGTGTCCTCCACCGCATAAACCGCCACCTCCCGGCCGGGCCGGGCCGCAACCCTGACCGTCATTGGGACGCGCGGGCTATAGCCGTCAGGCAGGAAGCGCTCCGCCGGGCAGGGCGGCTCGCACTCGTCCGGCACGCCATCGCGGTCACCATCCCTCGATCGCCCAGAGGCGATGTCGCACTCGTCGGGAATGCCGTTCTCGTTGCAGTCGTGGCTGGCGCCACCGGCCAGATCGCATTCGTCCGGCACTCCGTTGCCGTTGCAGTCACGGCTGGCCGCCGCCACCGTCTCGTTCCAGAGGATTTGCCCGGCGTCTGGAGGTCCCACGACGGCCAGGTCCGCATCGCCATCACCGTCAAGATCGGCGGCCGCAACGGACCACTGGCTGACCTGGGCGTCGAAGCTCACGGACCCGTCGAAACCGCCGTCGCCCCGGTTCCGCAGCACCAACAGGCTGTTCGTGGCAATGTTGGCGACGGCCAGGTCGAGGTCTCCGTCACCGTCGAAATCGGCTGCCGCGGTCCCCCGCGGTGACGCCGACTCGCCGAGACCGTAAGCCCGTAGAGGAGCAAACCCGCCGCCACCCTGGTTGAGCATGACCAGGACCGCATCGGCGCCTTGGTCGGCCACCGCCAGATCCACGTCACCGTCGCCATCCAGGTCGGCCGCGCTGGCATGCTGCGCCTCATCGACGCCGTTCGTGTACGCAACCGGTTCGCCAAAGGTGCCGTGGCCCCCGTTGAACAACACGTGCACGGCAGTGGCCGATTGACTGGCCGTGGCGATGTCCTGGGCGTCGTCGCCATTCAGATCGGCCAGGGCCACGGAGTCAACCTCCACGCCCACTAGGTAGTGCCCGCTCGGCCCATAGCCCCGCCCGTCGACGTAAGTGAAGATCGTCAGGCCATTGCTGTGCCCCACGACGAATTCAGGGCGGTAGATGCCGTCCAGGTTTCCCGCCGCCACGGCGTGCGGCCCGGCTCCCACGTTAATGTTGGCCACGCGGTAGAACCATCCCGTGGGTTGCTGGGCCAGCAGCGAGAGGCTTTGTGAACCCGCATCAGCGGTGGCCAGGTCAGGCTTGCCGTCTTCGTTGAAGTCCGCGATCGCCACCGACTCCGGCCTGTCCCCCGTGGGGTAGTTGGCTGACGTGAACAGTCCTCCGCCTTGATTGATCAGCACAGTCACCCCAGGGCCTGCATACGTCGTCCCGTTCCACGTCCCCCAATAGGCCACGGCCAGATCTAAGTGACCATCGTCGTTGAGATCGTCCGCTGCGACGGAGAACGGCCCTGCGCCCGTCGCGATCGGGGCGGGGCCGGACCACAGCATCGTCGCCGGACCGACATCGCATTCATCGGGCACGCCGTTCCGGTTGCAGTCCCGGCTGGTCCCGGCAGCAATATCCTCGTCATCGGGGGCGCCGTTGCGGTTGCAGTCCGCGGCTTGCTCGTGCGCCCCCATGTCCACCCGCGTGCCGCTGACGCGCGGCCTGCCCGTCAAATCGAACGGCAATGGCTCGGACAGGTCCCCATCGCCGTCAAGATCGACTTCATCGGCAGGCAGTGCCGACGTGTTGCCGGCATCGATACAGGGCGAATCCGCCGCCAGCGCATGAGCGACGCCGGGCGCAACGAAAAGAGGGTAGGCCTCGAGGTTGCCATCACCCCACGTCAACACGCAGCCGCCCTCGACCAGGACTGCCCCACGGCCGCCCTCCACGTCGCAGTGCGCAGCGCTCACCCTGGACGGCGTGCTGCCGTAGTACGCGACGGCGATCTGCGCGCCGCCCGTTGCGGCGTTATCCCACAGGATACAATTCGCCACCGTCACCTCAGAGCCGTACCAGGCGCTGAGCCCGCCGCCTTTAGCCGCCGCACTGTTGGCCACGATGGTGTCGTTGATCACCCGAGGTGAGGAGTCGTAGCAGTATAGGCCGCCGCCGTCCAGGTCGGAGGAATTCCGGGCGATGAGGTTGTTGGCCACGAGCGGCGGAGACGGATCGTTCACCGTATAGATGCCGCCGCCCCGTCCGTCGGCGTGGTTGGA from Phycisphaerae bacterium includes the following:
- a CDS encoding VCBS repeat-containing protein is translated as MRSCLGLITVLVVGSVASAQAELALFARYDWQDGAKDVSGSPYHHDGVLDPGATVSGGWLTVSSWSGVELGEMPELDSARQVLLRFEDVSFDEPANYGVLAGGGLWWVAVHFRSPPHEEETDLVFNIGGWEAVVAGLGEFTVTLPGLVPHFDSIEYRYDGTALPNQRVAIRWDGGDWVVGGWTEDVYAMFPHGESVRINDGARADWDPMGVTLGTISFYSYQAFEPRACYVDDNAPDDRGAGDPETSDPAEDGSAEHPFDAIQEAIDAAHDGDTVLVADGTYTGNGNRDLDFRGKAITVRSRNGAAECVIDCDGSAERPHRGFYFHNRETESAVLEGFTIKKGFLDGPGWEDRLGGGILVLYGSPVIRKCRLTDNTASWEGGGIYCRERAVVQECVITGNRAGSGGGVYAGVGSPLIQGNVISRNVAEQEGGGVVCFERTRVLGNTITENRAATGGGISSFEDYPASIINNTISYNWADQAGGGISLSWDNDTLVFGNLIVGNGTDGQGGGIWLATDPADIVNNTILGNRAAAGGGIYGGWARVVNCIIWGNGDDIDFWADGPYGQCSVAYSCIQEEVPGEGNIYQDPGFVDADPDTGDYRLRPASPCVNAGRTASVSPDALDLDGDGDLAEMMPFDLLGGPRVSGSGVDMGAYERPPEDHAGMKFVDDDAPHDPGPGDPTLSDPLEDGSPEHPFDAIQEAIDAAVPGDTVVVADGTYMGNGNRDIDFRGKAILVRSENGPDWCTIDCQGTATAPHRACLFNHAETAGAVLDGFTITHGYAAGFFPAGHGGGVLCDGASPTLIRNVITGCEASGGGAIACVNGAAPAMTANDIVENVGFSGGGVYSTHSAPVITGNRVLRNRANQDGGGIAAHYGTATVTANEIADNSCPTNGGGIDTLLLASPRIVGNTILRNSAGWSGGGVYCYENTGTAIVNNRVESNHADGRGGGIYTVNDPSPPLVANNLIARNSSDLDGGGLYCYDSSPRVINDTIVANSAAAKGGGLSAWYGSEVTVANCILWDNAATGGAQIAVAYYGSTPSRVSAAHCDVEGGRGAVLVEGGCVLTWGDGNLEAYPLFVAPGVAHALAADSPCIDAGNTSALPADEVDLDGDGDLSEPLPFDLTGRPRVSGTRVDMGAHEQAADCNRNGAPDDEDIAAGTSRDCNRNGVPDECDVGPATMLWSGPAPIATGAGPFSVAADDLNDDGHLDLAVAYWGTWNGTTYAGPGVTVLINQGGGLFTSANYPTGDRPESVAIADFNEDGKPDLATADAGSQSLSLLAQQPTGWFYRVANINVGAGPHAVAAGNLDGIYRPEFVVGHSNGLTIFTYVDGRGYGPSGHYLVGVEVDSVALADLNGDDAQDIATASQSATAVHVLFNGGHGTFGEPVAYTNGVDEAQHASAADLDGDGDVDLAVADQGADAVLVMLNQGGGGFAPLRAYGLGESASPRGTAAADFDGDGDLDLAVANIATNSLLVLRNRGDGGFDGSVSFDAQVSQWSVAAADLDGDGDADLAVVGPPDAGQILWNETVAAASRDCNGNGVPDECDLAGGASHDCNENGIPDECDIASGRSRDGDRDGVPDECEPPCPAERFLPDGYSPRVPMTVRVAARPGREVAVYAVEDTPPAGWPVGAVSDGGGFDAGTGRVKWGPFFDHEARELAYEVTPPADAKGMRCFGPGAISLDGQSQAFCGSECVGPCPTHPADRDEDWRLVMDEVTGYGACWKRGCTWPVPPNPIPIGYVTRAGAIWRLGETYCCDVTQPLPLMWFNCVPGESDSPAPPGAAPAPAGIGPAMRSLQVDEAGTLVVNITVRQADAAAYALEERPPAGWIASQISHAGTSDPAAGVIRWGPFIDGQARVLSYTLALPAGQAAGGSFVGVYSADGVDGAVGGIEFIPGFAPADFDRDRDVDADDLAHLKACLNGATVMQNDPRCRSTDLDGDGDIDQSDFGIFQRCYTGTGNPADPDCAG
- a CDS encoding helix-turn-helix domain-containing protein, which gives rise to MTEHQKLTPPEVARIFRVDAKKVISWIRSGELRAVNVATRIDGRPRYVIDREDIAAFELRRQVVPPAPRRRRYRREYDHDVIKFY
- a CDS encoding 3'-5' exonuclease encodes the protein MTMIPDLVIGNTIDDSDSYMVFDFETPGLDYRRDRIVQVGICQVVDGNVADAQSWLVNQAVQIPSEATQTHGITTERMMADGIPTEDSVRRLLTFLAQARECVGHNVHRFDVLFLTVEASRYGLACPSFRDYVDTAALFKGWKVGMHKSHDISHEEYANRVLSIPVAGLKYSLPVCIEELGIALPTDNLHDAGRDCHATHLIYEELKGISRQS